TAGTAAAAATATATATGTTGATTTGTTTTGGCAATATTTTAAGATGGAAATAGCTCTAAAGGAACACATAGGAGATAGTGTTTATGAGTTTTATTCTGTGAGTCGGGAAGTTCCAATGTGCAATACCGTTATTTGGTATGAAGCGAAGACACTAGAAGAAAGTTTTACTTTGACGAAAGTGAAGGGTAGAGAAAATGCGGGATTTTATGGAGTTAAAGATGCATTAGAAAAACTGACTTACACTCAAGAAAGAAAAATATTGAAGGAAAGTTTGAAAGATAAGAATTCAGCAGATAAAGCAATTATATAGTGAATTAAGATATTTTAGAAAGAAGGATATGCATGGAAGCACAGTATCGAACAGTATTAGAAGAAGCTAGTGATGAAATAGAAATAAAGAAGTCGAGATTTATAGGTTATGCTAAGCCAATAGAGACGGAAGAAGAGGCTCTAGAATTTATAGAGCATATTAAAAAGAAACACAGAGATGCTACTCATAATGTTCCTGCGTATGTCGTTGGTGAAAATAACAAGGTGCAAAGGTGCAATGATGATGGAGAACCTAGTGGTACGGCTGGAGTGCCTATGCTAGAGGTATTGAAAAAAGAAAATCTTAGAAATGTTGTAGTAGTGGTTACTAGGTATTTTGGAGGCGTAAAGCTTGGCGTTGGTGGGTTGGTTAGAGCGTATACAAAAGGTGCGAAAGCTGGGCTAGAAGCAGCAAAAATTATTGAAAAAGTAAAATTGTACGCGGTAAAGTACAAACTTGATTATAGCCTTCTTGGTAAAGTAGATTATGAAATCGAAAAAGGAGATATTTTATTAGCTAGAAAGAATTACTCTGAAGTGGTTGAGGTTGTGCTTCTTAGCAAAGAAGATGAAATAGAAAATTTGAATAAGCTCATGGCTGAGTGGACTCAAGGACAATTTGATTATGAAGTATTAGACGAAAATTATTACAATATAGTTGACAATAAAGTGATCATATAATTTGGAGGTGCTAATATGGATTTATTTGAAAAGTACAAGAAAGAAATGCTCGACAAAAAAATTTGGGCTATAGTGGGTGTAACAGAAAACAAAGAGAGATTTGGATATAAAATTTGGAAACTTTTAAGAGACAGAGGTTATAATGTATATGGAGTTAATCCCAAATATAGTGAAATAGAAGGTGAAAAAATTTACAAAACACTTGCTGATTTACCTGAAAAGGTAGAAGTGGTTAATGTTATAGTAAACCCTAAAATTTCTCTATTGCTATTAGATGAAATTGAAAAACAAGGAATAGAGTACGCATGGTTTCAGCCGGGGAGTTTAGATGAAGACGTATTAGATAAAGCAGAAAGTACTGATTTGAAATTTGTTTATCATGAATGTGTATATGCAGAACTAAAATGATAGTTTATTCAAGCATCCTTTTGAGGGTGCTTTTTTGATGTGCTTTAAATAGAATATATTGCACACTGCCAGTTAAGTATTGAAAAGAATTAGTAGGTGTGTTATTATTTAGGGTGGAAATTGTTAAGGAGGGATCATATGTCAGGACATAATAAATGGTCTACAATAAAGCATAAAAAGGGAAAAGCAGATGCCCAAAGAGGAAAGATATTTACCAAACTAGCGAGATATATCACAGTAGCAGCTAGAGATGGCGGAGGCGATCCTGAATACAACAATGCACTTAAAAATGCAATTGAAAAAGCAAAGGCAGCAAATATGCCAAATGATAATATTGATAGAGCTGTCAAAAAAGGTACAGGAGATCTTGAAGGCGTAAACTATGAAGAAATTACATACGAAGGTTATGGCCCTGGTGGAGTTGCAGTATTAGTGGAATGCTTGACAGATAACAAGAATAGAACAGTAGCAGATGTTAAACACTATTTCTCTAAATGTGGTGGAAACTTA
Above is a window of Tissierellales bacterium DNA encoding:
- a CDS encoding YigZ family protein, which encodes MEAQYRTVLEEASDEIEIKKSRFIGYAKPIETEEEALEFIEHIKKKHRDATHNVPAYVVGENNKVQRCNDDGEPSGTAGVPMLEVLKKENLRNVVVVVTRYFGGVKLGVGGLVRAYTKGAKAGLEAAKIIEKVKLYAVKYKLDYSLLGKVDYEIEKGDILLARKNYSEVVEVVLLSKEDEIENLNKLMAEWTQGQFDYEVLDENYYNIVDNKVII
- a CDS encoding CoA-binding protein, with translation MDLFEKYKKEMLDKKIWAIVGVTENKERFGYKIWKLLRDRGYNVYGVNPKYSEIEGEKIYKTLADLPEKVEVVNVIVNPKISLLLLDEIEKQGIEYAWFQPGSLDEDVLDKAESTDLKFVYHECVYAELK
- a CDS encoding YebC/PmpR family DNA-binding transcriptional regulator, which gives rise to MSGHNKWSTIKHKKGKADAQRGKIFTKLARYITVAARDGGGDPEYNNALKNAIEKAKAANMPNDNIDRAVKKGTGDLEGVNYEEITYEGYGPGGVAVLVECLTDNKNRTVADVKHYFSKCGGNLGTSGSVSFMFDHKGVLVIDRENYPDVEEDEIMMVALEAGADDVDVDDGFFEITAEQGSFGEVRDALKAEGYSFEKAEIAYLPQNYQELPEEHHKNMLKLIDMMEDNDDIQEIYHNWDMPDDLE